One genomic window of Malaciobacter molluscorum LMG 25693 includes the following:
- the urtB gene encoding urea ABC transporter permease subunit UrtB, whose product MKFLKIILLNLLLLTFCFGSSFEEDSSKLMTRSFNKKQVVLDELLNKYKDDARFETLLKYMLKGDLYYTKKDKRLVVLLKKVEYSYFTQDLLTSKNLEKKEKYDFKKIKINNKLRSVIKAALAQINLFSTNKDKRYSAAKNILSNLEKEDEVLINKALQIEKVVSVKELLLESKINLIALYSTNLEQRVEAVKKLGSYMSSRTFETLKNIENSSDEKILKDEAKKALGTIKHKKSFYGVIQELFFGLSLGSVLLLAAIGLAITFGVMKVINMAHGELIMIGAYTTYTIQQLMPNLIEYSVIIAIPAAFVVSGLVGVLIERLVIRHLYGRPLETLLATFGISLILQQLVRSIYSPLNQEVKTPSWMSGAMEINSSLFLTYNRLYIIIFALIVFFGVLFVMKKTSLGLKVRAVSQNRTIARAMGIKSSYIDALTFGIGSGIAGIAGVALSQLTNVGPNLGQAYIVDSFMVVVFGGVGNLWGTLIAAFSLGEINKFIEPVAGAVLAKVIILVFIILFIQKRPRGLFPQKGRDAED is encoded by the coding sequence ATGAAGTTTTTAAAAATAATATTGCTTAATTTATTACTTTTAACTTTTTGTTTTGGTTCTAGTTTTGAAGAAGACTCTTCTAAACTTATGACTAGAAGCTTTAATAAAAAACAAGTGGTTTTAGATGAGTTATTAAATAAATATAAAGATGATGCAAGATTTGAAACACTTTTAAAATATATGTTAAAAGGTGACTTGTATTATACAAAAAAGGATAAAAGACTTGTAGTTTTATTAAAAAAAGTAGAGTATTCATATTTTACACAAGATTTACTAACAAGTAAGAACTTAGAAAAAAAAGAGAAATATGACTTTAAAAAGATAAAAATAAATAATAAATTAAGAAGTGTTATAAAAGCTGCACTTGCACAAATAAATCTTTTTTCAACAAATAAAGATAAAAGATATAGTGCTGCAAAAAATATATTATCAAACTTAGAAAAAGAAGATGAGGTATTGATAAATAAAGCTTTACAAATAGAAAAAGTTGTAAGTGTAAAAGAACTTTTACTAGAAAGTAAAATAAATTTAATAGCTTTATACTCAACTAATTTAGAACAAAGAGTAGAAGCTGTTAAAAAACTTGGTTCATATATGTCTTCAAGAACATTTGAAACATTAAAAAATATAGAAAACTCTTCAGATGAGAAGATATTAAAAGATGAAGCAAAAAAAGCATTAGGAACTATAAAACACAAAAAAAGTTTTTATGGAGTAATTCAAGAGCTATTTTTTGGTCTTAGTTTAGGTTCTGTTTTATTATTAGCAGCAATTGGTTTAGCTATTACTTTTGGAGTAATGAAAGTTATTAATATGGCTCATGGAGAATTGATTATGATTGGAGCATATACAACATATACAATTCAACAATTAATGCCAAATTTAATAGAGTATTCTGTCATTATTGCAATTCCTGCTGCTTTTGTAGTAAGTGGATTAGTTGGGGTTTTAATTGAAAGATTAGTTATAAGACATCTTTATGGAAGACCTTTAGAAACACTGCTTGCAACATTTGGAATTAGTTTAATATTACAACAATTAGTAAGAAGTATTTATTCTCCTTTAAATCAAGAAGTAAAAACACCTTCTTGGATGAGTGGAGCAATGGAAATAAATAGTTCACTATTTTTAACATACAATAGATTGTATATTATTATTTTTGCATTGATTGTATTTTTTGGTGTTTTATTTGTGATGAAAAAAACATCTTTAGGATTAAAAGTTAGAGCAGTTTCCCAAAATAGAACAATAGCAAGAGCAATGGGAATAAAATCAAGTTATATTGATGCATTAACTTTTGGTATAGGTTCCGGAATTGCAGGAATTGCTGGTGTTGCATTATCTCAACTTACAAATGTTGGACCAAATTTAGGACAAGCTTATATAGTAGATAGTTTTATGGTTGTTGTATTTGGTGGAGTTGGTAATTTATGGGGAACATTAATAGCAGCATTCTCTCTTGGTGAAATAAATAAATTCATAGAACCAGTTGCAGGAGCTGTTTTAGCAAAAGTAATTATTTTAGTATTTATAATTCTATTTATACAAAAAAGACCTAGAGGATTATTCCCTCAAAAAGGTCGAGATGCAGAGGATTAG
- the urtC gene encoding urea ABC transporter permease subunit UrtC translates to MKREPIFLNILKNDKGGKIVLSTLGVVVFVVAFCNLFMPQDSIFYISTFTVTILGKYLAFALLALALDLVWGYLGVLSLGHGAFFALGGYAWAMYLMRQIGDRGVYGNPDLPDFMVFMNLKELPWFWQGFDNPIFAFLMVMLVPALLAFVFGYLAFKSRVTGVYLSIITQALTYALMLAFFRNDMGFGGNNGLTDFKDILGFDLSLDSTRVGLLIITFIALVIGYFICRFIMNSKLGRVIISIRDAESRVRFIGYKVEQYKLFIFIVSAVLAAIAGALYVPQVGIINPSVFSPLFSIELVIWVAVGGRGTLYGAIIGAIVVSFASTYFTSALPEVWLYALGGLFVVSTLYLPKGIVGVFEKLKVKKEA, encoded by the coding sequence ATGAAAAGAGAACCAATATTTTTAAATATATTAAAAAATGACAAGGGAGGTAAAATAGTTTTATCTACCCTTGGAGTTGTTGTTTTTGTTGTAGCATTTTGTAATCTTTTCATGCCGCAAGATTCAATTTTTTATATATCAACATTTACTGTTACTATTTTAGGCAAATATCTTGCGTTTGCACTTTTAGCACTTGCTCTTGATTTAGTTTGGGGATATTTAGGAGTTTTAAGTTTAGGTCATGGTGCATTTTTTGCACTTGGTGGATACGCATGGGCTATGTATTTGATGAGACAAATAGGTGATAGAGGAGTTTATGGAAATCCTGATTTACCTGATTTTATGGTGTTTATGAATCTAAAAGAGTTACCATGGTTTTGGCAAGGCTTTGATAATCCTATATTTGCTTTTTTAATGGTGATGTTAGTTCCTGCTCTTTTGGCTTTTGTTTTTGGTTATTTAGCTTTTAAATCAAGAGTAACAGGGGTTTATCTTTCTATTATAACTCAAGCTTTAACTTATGCTTTAATGCTTGCATTTTTTAGAAATGATATGGGATTTGGTGGAAACAATGGACTTACAGATTTTAAAGATATTTTAGGATTTGATTTATCTTTAGATTCTACTAGAGTAGGTTTATTAATTATTACTTTTATTGCTTTAGTTATTGGATATTTTATTTGTAGATTTATTATGAATTCAAAACTTGGAAGAGTAATTATATCTATTAGGGATGCTGAAAGCAGAGTAAGATTTATAGGGTATAAAGTAGAACAATATAAACTATTTATTTTTATAGTTTCAGCAGTTTTAGCAGCAATAGCAGGAGCATTATATGTACCTCAAGTAGGTATTATTAATCCTAGTGTTTTTTCTCCACTATTTTCAATTGAGTTAGTTATTTGGGTTGCAGTTGGTGGTAGAGGAACTTTATATGGAGCAATTATTGGAGCAATTGTTGTAAGTTTTGCAAGTACGTATTTTACTTCAGCACTTCCAGAAGTTTGGTTATATGCTCTTGGTGGATTATTTGTTGTTTCTACATTATATCTTCCAAAAGGAATAGTTGGAGTTTTTGAAAAACTAAAAGTTAAAAAGGAAGCTTAA